The Bradyrhizobium sp. CCBAU 051011 DNA segment TCTGGACCGAGTTCAGGGGCGACCGGGGGACGAAATCGAAACCGATTCCCGGCCCGCACAACGTCTACGGCTTTCTCACCACTACGCCGAATGCTGTCGTCGAACCGATCCACCCGAAAGCCAAGCCGGTTATCCTGCTGACAGACGAGGAGCGCGACGTCTGAATTCGCGCTCCGTGGGACGAGACCAGGCGCTGCAGCGGCCGTTGCCGGACGATGCAATCAGGATCGTTGCGCGCGGTGTGGACAAGGAAGACAAGGCCGCCGCATGAAACACGCCACCGATCGCCCCTACGCCGACCCGGAAAAAGCCGCGCGTCGGATCCTTGAAATCGCCAACGCGGTCGAGCCACTTCAGGGCCGCATCCATATCGAAAAGATAAACGGTCCCTTCCTGTTCCGCGACGGCGGTAGCCCGGCCGAATACGGCGCAGGGCTCAAGCTCGCATCGCACCGCTGGCTAGTCGGGCGGGAATAGCACGTACAGCACGAGCACGACCACCGCCACCGCGGTGATGACTTCCAAGACGATCGCAGCACTAGATCGCTGCATACCGGAGGCCTGACCCACATCGAGCACGGGACTTGATGAAATGGCTCTGGCGGGGCTTGGGGGCTAATGTGCCAGAGCCGTCCCTCAAGATGCACTCTTTCGAGCGCCGAATCATCATGCCGGGATAAAGCGGCAAAACCGTGTGAACGCTCGAACGTCAACTCAGCTGGTCAGCTGCGAAAAGTAGAAACAGACCAACATTTGTTAGTGCGTGCAGTCGAATCGGGGACAGTCGTGTTGCCTCGAACTGTTCGCCTGATGATGGCGCTCCTTGCTTTGCGCGATCTGTTTCGCGACCCAACGCGGTAACCAAAAGCCCGGCAAACGGGCCGGGCGATCGAAAGTAATTTTAGGTGTTGAAACGGGAGCATTCTATGCGTTCGCGGTTCAATGTGTCTGGGTTCAATGTGTCTGTCTGGTAGCTGACAATCCTGCGCTCGATTGCCGCTTCTTCCCGAAGTTCCGGCCACGGAAGCGCCTGCTCTGGGCCCAGCGCCGCGGGGCAAGAGGAGCACGGCGCTGGGCTTCCGGCAATGCTAGTCGATCGGAGAGACCCAGCAGCATCGCCGGAATGGCTCAACGCAATCCCTAGTGCACCACACGAAGAAAATAGTAGATGCCACCTAGCACGAGGACCGTCGGGACGGCCCAGAGAATGAATACGGGCATGGCTTCCTCCTCCTTCTCAAAACGGAGGAGATAGGTTTGCGTTCCGGGAATTGGGAAAACTGGAGCCCCTGGAAATAGGTCACTCCAGCAAGTTCTTACGTGTATGAAAGCACACGTCTGTGTCGCGCACATGACCCAACGTGCCGGTTTGTAGTCTCTGTTCGATCCTCACCAATCAGAGCCCGATCGCAAGACAATGCTGAGTTTGAGTTCGAAACAGGCGCGGGCTGCTTGTTAGCCCCGTTTTGAATGAAGCGTTGTCCTGCTATCCACATGCTCGTAGCGAATGCGACAATAACTGTCGCGCTCGCACACTGCATCGTCCATCCCGGTGAGCTACTCACGAACGTCCCCCAATTCGAGATATTTGGCGTTGACGCTGCTCGCGGCGTGACCGGCCACGACTACAGCCGCCGTCGAGATAACCATTAAGGTCAACGCGGCAAACATGATGCCAATCAATTTCAAGGCACGTTTGTCTGCCATCGCAAATCGTCCTTCCAATGGGCGGCTGAGAAAAGCCCGGTCGGTGTTCCGACTCGGACCTTTCCCTCCCTCTAGTAATTCAGCTTAGTGAACAGCACGAACCAAATAGTATCCGACACCGCCGACAACGATCACGGCTGGAACGGCCCAAAGCAACAAAACTGGCATGTACGCTTCCTCCTCATTGTGCCCTCAACCAGAAAACGCAAGCCAACTACCACTTGTTCCCGGTTCCTATCCTCATCGTAAATGGCGGCACCAGCCGCATCGCCGACAATCCGCTATCGGCCCCGTGCGCACCTTGGAAGCCAAGGTGCAATGGAGAGCTGCGATCGCTCCGCAGGGCCGGGAGAAATAGGAACCTGGCTCTCTCTTTCGCGTTGTGCAACGCCGCACTAACGCGGCCTAGGAGATTGCGATGAAGAGGGTTTTGATAATTGCCGCGGCCGCTTCGCTGCTGGCTACCGCAGCCAACGCTCAGACCACTGTGACGACGACGACCGGCACTGGAAATGCGGCCATACAGATCGAGCCGCAGTATCGGACCAAGATCAAGAGTTATGTCACCGAGAAGAAGGTTAGACCCGTGACGACACAGGAAAGAATTGTCGTGGGCGCTAAGGTCCCGGCTAGCGTCGAGCTTGAAGCAGTGCCCGCAGATTGGGGACCCACCGTCACCAAATATCGCTACATCTATTCCGGCGATCGAGTGATGCTGGTGGATCCCGGCACCCGAACGGTTGTTCAAGAAATCGACTAGGTAGCTCGTGAAGATGCGGCTCGGTAACGGGCCGCATCCCTACGTTAGGACGACGTGAGTATGAAGGCTGGAAGCATTGAGTTTAGCGAGCACGAGATTGCCTGCCTCATTCGTAACCAGTCTGAGACTGGCGCGCTCTTGCAGTTAGGTAGCGCAATCGAGCTTCCGGCGCAATTTACCTTGGCGGTCGCCTCAGACCGCATCAGGTGCAGAGCTATTTGGCGATCGGAAAACATGATCGGAGTCAAATTCCTCATCTAAAGTCGCTGAGTCAGAAAAATAGTCCGAGCGCGAGCCGCGCGCCGAGGCCATGCAAAGTTGCTTCCATTCCAGCCAGACAAGTGCCTCCTGGCTAGCGTGATAGCTGAGAGAAAGTCCCTGTTTGCATCTTTTTCCCAATCCAAGTTCCGCCGCGGAGCACCGTGATCTTACTGCTTGAAAACTGTAGGCTTACCGGGCTAGCGCGGTTTACGGCGAAGGGCCGCGCAAATGCGGCCGTTCAGCCTGTCTCTGGTCCAAGGCTCCGCGCCCATTTTCGCCAAGAATCACTTTCAGTCTGATGAGGCCATTCCGGGGGTGAACCGTAGTGGCATGGCCCGACGCGTGTCGTCCGGAAACGTCGTGCGTCGGGCCGCCTCTGAGCGGCCTTAACCGATGCCCATCTATCGCCTGTTGCAAAGTTTGCCGAGGGGACCCGAAGAAATCAGCCGCTTGACGACCGCCTATGAGCAAGCATTGCGAGCCATCGGCATCGTTGACCGGGGCGATCCATTGGCTGAGCTTCTCGCCAAGAAAATCGTCGAAGTCGCACAGACTGGCATCCGTGAGCCGGCCGACATCTCTGCGCAGGCGGTTAAGGAAATCGGCATCCCAACGTAGAATCCTTCATGTCGCGCCAACCTCGTCGATCGTCACCAGGAAGCGCTTCTCCTTAGCCATGTCTTGAGTGATCTCGACCGATTGCACAATGCCTGTGAAGGTCGCGAAGCTGCCGCTCAGGTCCAGACCGGAGACGCTGATAGCCTCCCCCGTCCGCCGCGACTGATTGCAACGGCGAACCGCACTTGCGTTGCCCTCGCTCAGATAAAGCTGCGGCATAAGCCCTAGCGTATCGGCCGGTCTGCAGCGACGGTGAATTTGGCCTGAAGCAGGGGCCCGGCTACATCGCGGACTTCGATTGCCAAATTGTGGGGGGTGGAATCCCCGGAATTTCTGCGAAGCGCATCCCTGGCCATGTCCACCAGCGATCGCGCCGCCGCTTCCTGCGCAGCCTCGATATCCAGCAGCTCTATTCCCTCCTCATCGACTGCGAGGCTGCCGGCCTCACGCACATCAAAATAGTAACGTGGCATGGGGCCCTCAAACTACTTTCGCCGAGTAAAGATCTTCACCAACCGAGCGCAAAGGCCCCAGCTCAGACGGCTGAGCTGAGGCCCTTGAGGAAGAACCGCAGCCTGACACTCCAGCAGGCTGACGCTACGAAGCTGCGCCACCTCTTCTTATCCCGCCATAACAAATGTTGGGCTGATCAAGGTCTCCCGTGGTTGCGCCTCCAATCCTCTTGACAGGTTGCCGCCCGCGCCTAATTTTTTCGCCGGGGCACCGCCCCTCTAGCCAAAGGGAAAGCTGTAACGACCGTCAAAGGATGACGACGATGATGGACGAAAAACTGGCTCGCTTGCGAACTCATCGCAATAATGTCGCCCGCTACCGGCGTTTGCTCCAAGCCAAGCTTACTGATCTTGAGCGTCAATTTATTGAAAGACGCTTGTCCGAAGAGCAATCGGACTACCGCGTCTGTCGGCAAGCACCTTCCCCATGACATTCAAAATTCCGAAGGCTCCTGCAAAGCAGCCATCAGCTTACGAGGCCGTTTAGGGCTCGCCAATCTGCCCAGTTTGGTGGTTGCTTCTCCTTGAACGCGAAAAGGGCCCCAGCCAACCCGCTGAGACCCTTTTCTTGGACTGAGGAGGCGTCGCCAGAATGCGACATCGCCCACCCCACCACTCTAGATCGCGTTCCTAACGGCTTAGCCGGCGTTCAGGCGGGGAGTCGAATTAAATCGGTCCGTCTTCTACGGCGGCGGTAGGCCGGGCGACTTAAGCCAGTCGTCCATATGGGCCGCGGCTTCGATCTGCCGCGCCTTTGTCATGGCTGCATCGCGAACGGGTCCATAGGGTAGCAGCTTCGCCTCGTCTCGGAGATTTTGGGCCTCCTCGAGAAGCCGTTGTTTAAGCGGTCTTGTTTGTTTGAACCGACGCCGCTTGATAATCATGGCGCGCTCCTTTCCGTTAGCAACAACGTACCGCTAACTAACGCGCGCGTATGTCCACGAGTGCACACAAGTTGGATCCAAACAGATCCCCTCCCCGCATAACGTCTTCACCGAAAGCGTCAGGAGAACCAGTCCATCCGAACGCCAGCCGGCCGGATTGCAACTATTGCGAATTCCAGGATTTGATTTCTTTTCCGGAGGCGATGATGTCGAACTTCGTAGCCCTCATTGTGGAGGATGATCCGTTCCAGCGGACGTGCCTGGCTGACCTTCTGAAAAGCGAGGGGCTTGAGGTGGTGGAGTGTGACGATGCAGCGGCCGCGGAACTTGTACTAGCTTCAACAGGCACTGAACTCCGGGCGCTGGTTACCGACGTACAGCTTGGTGGAGGGATGTCCGGCGTCGAACTTGCGCAGTATGCCAAGCGCAAATTCCCGGACCTCAACGTCGTGATGGTCTCAGGACACAGCGCGCCCTTGGTCCCGCACGACACCCACTTTTTTATGAAGCCCTATGAGCCGCAGCAGCTATTGGACGCGGTGCTGAGGTGAGCGGCCCGTCGTCGGGTTTTGTCTCGTGGCCAAGCAAATATTTGAGCCCTTCGACGGCTAGGGTGCGCTCGTCTCCAACCTTTTCTCTCAGGAAATTGGAGACCTTCTGCCGAGCTTCAGCCTCCTGCACCGGCGTAATGTTCACCATCATGCCGTAGCTTTGCATCACGCGATCAATGGCTGCTTGCATGTGGCGTCTCCGAGTTTCCGAAATTGGAACTCCCCACGCCAGCGAGAGTTCCGCAGTGAACATCTCCCTACCGAAAGTGCCAAAGATGCGCGGGTGTTTCGTTGCGCGAAAGCAACCTGCGCGGCACGTTGTCCGCC contains these protein-coding regions:
- a CDS encoding response regulator; this translates as MSNFVALIVEDDPFQRTCLADLLKSEGLEVVECDDAAAAELVLASTGTELRALVTDVQLGGGMSGVELAQYAKRKFPDLNVVMVSGHSAPLVPHDTHFFMKPYEPQQLLDAVLR
- a CDS encoding DUF1236 domain-containing protein — translated: MKRVLIIAAAASLLATAANAQTTVTTTTGTGNAAIQIEPQYRTKIKSYVTEKKVRPVTTQERIVVGAKVPASVELEAVPADWGPTVTKYRYIYSGDRVMLVDPGTRTVVQEID